The segment TCGGGCAGCTCCAGAGTACTGGTGCTCCATCGCTTATTTCGAGATGGACGTCCAAGTGGGCGAGACCTTTAAAGTTCCCTCCTCCTGTCCCATCGTGACCGTGGACGGCTATGTGGACCCGTCCGGAGGAGACCGCTTCTGCCTCGGCCAGCTCAGCAACGTCCACAGAACGGAGGCCATCGAGAGGGCGAGGTACAGCCGTCACAGTAATCCTGATTGAACTGCTGATTATTGGGCTTGATCTGATTTGTTGCGTGCCTGTTTCCAGACTGCACATCGGGAAGGGCGTCCAGCTGGAATGTAAAGGAGAAGGGGACGTCTGGGTTCGCTGTCTGAGCGATCACGCCGTCTTCGTTCAGAGCTACTACTTAGACCGAGAGGCCGGCCGCGCTCCTGGAGACGCTGTGCACAAGATTTACCCCAGCGCTTACATCAAGGTTAGACATAGAGTCACTTCGGATTTCAACAGATTTGGGATTTTGGGAAGTGAAAAAATGACACAGAAATATGTGAGGTAAATAGaagggtcaaagatgttaagacgtccatattaaaagtgattttgtgtccagagaaagcacattaaatgtaagtaaagtgtcttcttttaaggtttcaaaagtttttggagtgcagaaaaatttaaatagaaCATTTTTTGTTAAACCGTTAAAATGGAATCCTGAAAAACTACAATGGAGAAAatagaatttgagaaaaaagatttgtaaataaatatttatataataatatttaataaatattcagATATGTAATTTTTTCCCCATGATTTCTATTAAttacacatgctttttgattagtaaaattgAATTGAGTCCAAAAATTGAATTACatcattaaaatggaatctagaAAGATTACAATGGAGAAAatagaatttgagaaaaaagattaaataaatatttctaggATTTTGACAAGTGCAAAAATGACACAGAAATATGTGAGGTAAATAGaagggtcaaagatgttaagatgtctaTATTAAAAGAAATttgcaaaagtgattttatgtccagagaaagcacattaaatgtaagtaaagtgtctacttttaaggtttcaaaagtttttggagaataaaatgccaattttgttaaaatagtgttacattgtcattcagtgtaactcAATATTTATGTAACAATTCAAACAACATGATTATTCTGACttgcacatattaaaatatatagaaattattcataccccttaattttttccacattttatgttgctgctaatgttaaactagtttaaattactttttttccccacatcaatctacactccctactcaaTGGCaaatcaaaaaataggtttttaacattcatgcaaatttattaaaaataaaactgaaaacatcccgttgcataagtattcatacccttttctgggacactggaaatgtatctcaggagcattcatattgcttctagatgttactgcacttggagtggagttaaactgtggcaaattcatttgaatgagtctgatttagaaaaggtctaacagctgaaaatgcagatcagagcaaaaaccaagataactgcctgtagagctcagtgacagacttgcgttaaggcgatgatctagagaagagttcagaaacaaatctgctgcattgaaggttgacagaagcattctccataatggaagacgattggaacaactaggactctagaaaatgtccaagctgacagagatggagaggtgaaaaggtgaggcaaagaatggcagataattgccaaatgcagatgtgcaaagatgctcacatcagacccaaaaacacttgaggctgtaaagctgcttcaactatggactgagataaggggatgaatacttatgcaatctacttacttcagtgttttatttgtaatcaattttcaaatctgttttttgctttgtcattattatggtgtatggagtgtaaatttattgttgggaaaaactaatttaaagcagtttaacataatgctgcaacaaaacaaaatgtgacaaaaatgaaggggtatgaatacttttgcaaggcactgtataaaaaTTAAGGgggcatattacattttattgttttaaattagtaaaaaattcttagcaaataggcaaaacctaggataatcgcaattttatttattttttttaaatgtagaattacaactaattggTGTTTggagtgaaagtaatttgtcttttaatgtcataaatacaaaaaaaattgtaaatatgcctgacaagattgttatactgaatgtaaattaggggaaaatgtgttgtttattttttgctcagaaaaacaaaatgcaattaaatataaactttttcaaacatttttttgggaaaaacaacaattttaagCAGTATTGCACCTATTGTTGTAATGATTAAAcactttttcgtctttgacccagaAGCATTTTTACTACTATATAAAAAAATCAGAAGCTGAGAAAACGGCAACCAGCTTCAGGACTTTAGCTTTGATTATGCTTAATTTATGGAAAGAAATTTAGAGTAATTGAGATTACAATTATAGTTtctattcatattttaaaatagtttttagattttctttttttattttaattttagagtttaagtaatttatgtatttgtcatttctattattttagttttttattacttCTTTATATTTGTAAACGTGTCTATAGTTTTTcaaaattttgatatttttattttattgttattataataatattattatattatattattataatattaattaataatttatttatttatatttaaatttctttGCGCATGAAGTTGAATGAAATAAAATTGAGAAATGcccagctgaaataaaataagttcaatttaaaatttattttatttcaattaatacttttttttttttttagatttagttaaCAATACTAACCCTGGTATCCAAAAACGCCTATTTCGGggtcaaatcatttgattcagatgtgaaagggtttgtgaatcattttgtgaattgagTGATTCTAATTGAATGATTCGTGATCTGTGCTCAGAGTCATGATTTGAAATAATAGTTTGCGAATTGTTATTCAGATTGGGAgagtgtatcgcgaatcatttgatttgaatcattctaTTAGCAAAATTATTtacgaatcatttgtttcagatgagGATTTTGGAGCGCTTtcccaaatcatttgacttaTTTCAAACTTCAAATTGCATGCCGcgaaatcattttattcagattggaactttgcatgtcacgaatcatttgattctgcaAATTGAACAATTAAATtcaaatgatttttgaaatttcaagcatgcgaatcatttgatttgactCGATCAGttctctgaatcaaatgattcacaatgtatgcaaagttccaatctaagtaAAATAATTTGTGATACGCAGTATGAAGTTCAATCTAAGccaaatgatttgtgaaacctctccaaaatcctgatctcaaactaatcattttgcgaattgaatgattcaaattgaACGATttaccctctgggcctcttcggtcatttttgaccaaaaatttttatgttttgaatttttaaaaatcgtagcttcatcagaatgagatgacacttggtgacttttgttgcattagctatgcgagtacaaaaaaaaatcagtgacatgattcggatatgttaaagggtcaaaaaaaaaaaaaagtcacacttggctccttcgcggtcaaaaatgaccgacataggaaatgaatgggaaatacgaaaaaatgtgataattcagataatcttttggtagtacaagctacaaatcagccactgtgctgaaaagcAGTGTTCGGCAATCAAGGAGTGACACTCTAAAAtatcaaaagtacagaactgacacacacacacacacacacacacacacagaaataagcagaaaaatgcaaaacctgaaaTTGATCCAATCAAAAAATATCTCAACCTTGCCAAAagttatcttttagaatgtctgaatatatttctaaatgcaaagcctattaaaatgaagaaacaataataaaaaaaaacaataggaatcccaaagcccctgtatgtatatagggagatacaggaggttacatgacattacacaagtttttatttttttatgccactagatggtgcaattttcacttaaaaaaattgattttaaatgcttttactctatattaatgtgaaatgttgtatttattgaaaaataataaatacataattaaattaaaaaaatataataataaatttagtgggaaaaaattgctcattaaaactgtataaatattgcatagattcataaaaaatgctcaaaattctaaataataatcccaaaatattattgaacaaaaatgtatttaattgattttcctgaagaaaaaaaaaagttactttttaaggctttggtcacttttgaccgcgagggagccaagtgtgacccctaaatgaggaggcccagagggttaaatcgTATGATTCGCGATACACTCTCCCCATCTGAATAACAATCGCAAAttgattcacaaatcatttgtttcagatcaggatttcagagcagtttcacaaatcttttattttacagtatctgcTATAAGtctgaaaaataaatatgcaGCCTGTTTGTTAAACCATCGCAATATTTAAAGTTGAAACTGCATTGGCTGCAGGTGTTTGATCTGCGTCAGTGCCACAGACAGATGCAGCAGCAGGCGGCGACGGCTCAGGCAGCGGCGGCCGCTCAGGCAGCAGCGGTGGCGGGAAACATCCCTGGCCCCGGATCCGTGGGAGGAATCGCACCTGCTATCAGTAAGTTTTCCTACCATTTACACTCCAGAACCACACTTTTAGTTGGCCATACTTGAAAATTCAATCATATAGTTTCATATCTTCAAACTTGTTGTCTTGTTGCGTTTccattttgcattttcattcagccagtcctcttttttttttgctcagaacaaTGATGTATAACAAACATACTCATTTCAGAACTATGGAAGcttcttttctcaaaattgcatgctTTAAAGGTTTAAACCTTGCATTcatctttttacttttttttttttttttttttttttttaccttgaaattctgattgtcttttttttattattcatttattttcagaattctGTGTTTATCCTGCAATTGTAACTTTTCTCTTGGAatttagtttacatcttgcaatttttacttttttgttctcagaattatgagtttatgtcttcCAGTTGTTGTTTCGCTTCtgacaaaattataaaaaaagtaattgcgactttttatcttacaagttctcaagttttttttgttaattgtaaatatctagattctgactttttttctcaaaattgcatgttataataGTTCACATCTtgcatttttttcccctcagaattctgagttctgAATtcttttcagacttttttttccatGGAattctaattttgtcatttttgtattttattttattttgagcacacacccggagcagtgggcagccattgctgcggcgtatatacataataaactatatgtacatatataaatatatactgtatatatattttttagaattcctgcaatttttacttttttcttggaatctCTTAGCTTATATCTTTTGggggtttttttctcagaaattagttcttgcagttgttgttttttttctttctgacagAATTATACAAAAGTAATTTCAGCTTTTTGTCTCaaaagtcaattttttttatataaattgtgAAATTGATCtctcttaatttaattttttctcaatttttttttttttttttttacctttttcttAGAACTCTGAGTACATgtcttttaattaaatttttttttttactttctttccTTCAAATTctgattttgtctttttttcagaattctcttTATCCTGCAATTGTAACTATTTTTCCCCTTGGAATATAGTTTACAACTTACTTTTTCCCCCCTTCAGAATTAGGAGTTTACATCttccagttgttgtttttttttatctctctcattttgcacttttttttgaCAATTTTGACATCTTCcaactgttgttttttttcttctgacaaaatgataaaaaaagtaattgcaacttttttgcaACAAAGTTatcattttttgttaaattgaAACAAAtctctctca is part of the Garra rufa chromosome 1, GarRuf1.0, whole genome shotgun sequence genome and harbors:
- the LOC141326263 gene encoding mothers against decapentaplegic homolog 4, yielding MYLSSSGPVHNEIAFQPPISNHPAPEYWCSIAYFEMDVQVGETFKVPSSCPIVTVDGYVDPSGGDRFCLGQLSNVHRTEAIERARLHIGKGVQLECKGEGDVWVRCLSDHAVFVQSYYLDREAGRAPGDAVHKIYPSAYIKVFDLRQCHRQMQQQAATAQAAAAAQAAAVAGNIPGPGSVGGIAPAISLSAAAGIGVDDLRRLCILRMSFVKGWGPDYPRQSIKETPCWIEIHLHRALQLLDEVLHTMPIADPTPLD